A window of bacterium contains these coding sequences:
- the dinB gene encoding DNA polymerase IV, with protein sequence MDMFYAAVELLDRPELRERPVVVGGSPKSRSVVTTANYVARKYGIHSAMSCAEAYRRCPECVFIKPDFNKYQKYSQIIRSIFFKYTELVEPLSMDEAYLDVTVNKIGEPSATRIAAAIKKEIFEQTGLTASAGVAPNMFVAKIASDYKKPDGLTVVPPEKVLDFIRPLPVRRIPGIGPKSDAHMAKLGIRSVADLAAKTCEWLEEHFGSFGQYLWEIAQGIDEREVTPSWERKSLGAEETFEHDLLDVRQIEDYLKDCARSVFDQLTKEGKRARTVTLKIKYHDFRSITRRRTLDDFIATADEIFSVARDLLSRTDAGSVKVRLAGISLSTFREKEKPVSETQLPFPNLG encoded by the coding sequence ATGGACATGTTCTACGCAGCGGTGGAGTTGCTGGATCGCCCGGAATTGCGCGAACGGCCCGTGGTGGTGGGTGGTTCTCCCAAATCACGTTCCGTGGTCACCACCGCCAACTACGTGGCTCGAAAGTACGGTATTCACTCCGCGATGTCCTGCGCCGAAGCGTATCGCCGGTGTCCCGAATGCGTCTTTATAAAACCGGACTTCAACAAGTATCAAAAGTATTCGCAGATCATCCGCTCCATCTTTTTCAAATACACCGAGCTCGTCGAACCGCTTTCCATGGATGAAGCGTACCTGGACGTCACAGTCAACAAGATCGGGGAACCGAGCGCCACGCGGATCGCCGCCGCGATCAAGAAGGAGATCTTCGAACAAACCGGCCTTACCGCCTCCGCGGGAGTTGCGCCCAACATGTTCGTTGCCAAGATCGCGTCTGACTACAAGAAGCCTGATGGCCTTACGGTGGTTCCACCGGAAAAAGTCCTGGACTTCATCCGGCCCCTTCCGGTTCGCCGAATTCCCGGCATTGGCCCGAAGTCGGACGCACATATGGCAAAGCTCGGCATCCGCTCTGTGGCCGACCTTGCCGCTAAGACATGCGAATGGCTTGAGGAGCACTTCGGCTCCTTCGGGCAGTATCTGTGGGAGATCGCACAGGGCATTGATGAACGCGAGGTCACTCCTTCATGGGAACGGAAGTCGTTGGGGGCTGAAGAGACGTTCGAGCATGACCTGCTGGACGTCCGGCAAATCGAGGATTATCTGAAAGATTGCGCCCGGAGCGTTTTCGATCAGTTAACGAAAGAGGGAAAAAGGGCACGCACGGTGACGCTCAAGATCAAGTATCACGACTTCCGCTCCATCACCCGCCGCCGGACGCTGGACGACTTCATCGCAACGGCAGACGAAATATTTTCGGTGGCTCGCGATCTTTTGTCACGCACCGACGCCGGGAGTGTCAAGGTCCGCCTGGCAGGCATCTCACTGTCCACATTCAGGGAAAAAGAGAAGCCGGTCAGTGAGACGCAATTGCCCTTTCCTAATCTTGGCTAA
- a CDS encoding protein kinase produces MIGRTIAHYRITGAIGAGGMGKVYRATDAKLNRDVALKMLPMEMGSNPERLERFQREAKALAALDHPGIVTVYSVEEFDGVHFLTMQLVEGESLDRLIPTGGLPVERIFEIGISLADALAAAHEKGIVHRDFKPANIMVSESGRVKVLDFGLAKVADSAQVVPAGSDLATEMHTREGVVMGTAPYMSPEQIDGRDVDARTDIFSLGVVLHEMATGNRPFHGTTAPALLSAILRDPPPDLANLRSDLPEVLIQLIGRCLEKKREQRIQTAKEIRQELEALRRKFDSGVVARQSAENSIPGFGGRPAIAVLPFDNLSRDPEQEYFADGLAEDLITRLSLWRSFPVIARNSSFVYKGKAVDVKQVASDLGVRYVVEGSVRKAGNRVRIAAQLIDATSGEHVWAKTYDRELTDVFAVQDEISEAIAAPLASDLQRAEHARAQRRDPDNLEAWSLYQRALPLLHRFTRTDSDQARALLQRAVVLDPQFSTALARLAELGVWEVVNSWTDTPDRTLEVALAQARKAVTLDPRDAEAHTFLSFALITAGDSAGALEEARRAVDLNPSFPLALAFLAYLTHMIGQPSEQSIELVQRAMRLSPRDPIEWIFYDALGGAYWNAGRYEEGLSVSRRLIALLPNYYFGYIWGALNAVGLARIEEAREMIRQAQQVQHALSLSLVHRSLGAMSQDVDRRMTAALREAGIAES; encoded by the coding sequence GTGATCGGTCGCACAATTGCGCATTATCGGATTACCGGTGCAATCGGCGCTGGGGGAATGGGGAAGGTTTACCGCGCAACAGACGCAAAACTAAATCGGGACGTGGCGCTGAAGATGCTGCCAATGGAAATGGGCTCGAATCCGGAGCGTCTTGAGCGATTTCAAAGAGAGGCGAAGGCGTTAGCTGCGCTTGATCATCCAGGAATTGTGACCGTTTACTCAGTCGAAGAGTTCGATGGCGTTCACTTCCTGACCATGCAGCTTGTAGAGGGGGAATCGCTGGACAGGTTGATCCCGACCGGAGGTTTGCCCGTTGAACGCATTTTTGAAATCGGCATCTCGCTCGCTGATGCTCTTGCTGCTGCTCACGAAAAAGGGATTGTCCATCGAGACTTCAAGCCGGCCAACATCATGGTCAGCGAGAGCGGCCGGGTGAAGGTTTTGGATTTTGGTCTGGCTAAAGTGGCGGATTCTGCGCAAGTAGTGCCGGCCGGATCGGATCTCGCAACCGAGATGCATACGCGCGAAGGGGTCGTAATGGGCACCGCGCCTTACATGTCGCCGGAGCAAATCGATGGACGAGATGTCGATGCGCGCACCGATATATTCTCGCTTGGTGTGGTACTCCACGAAATGGCAACAGGGAACCGGCCCTTCCACGGAACGACCGCCCCAGCACTGCTTTCTGCTATACTTCGCGATCCTCCACCGGATTTGGCTAACCTGCGATCAGACCTTCCAGAAGTCCTGATTCAATTGATCGGCCGTTGCCTGGAAAAGAAGCGCGAGCAGCGGATACAAACTGCAAAAGAGATTCGCCAGGAACTGGAAGCGTTGCGCCGCAAGTTTGACTCCGGCGTTGTTGCCCGGCAATCCGCCGAAAACAGTATCCCCGGTTTTGGTGGCCGGCCTGCAATCGCTGTACTTCCTTTCGACAATCTTTCGCGCGATCCGGAGCAAGAATATTTTGCTGATGGTCTTGCCGAAGACCTGATTACACGACTCTCTCTGTGGCGATCTTTTCCCGTCATTGCGCGCAATTCCAGTTTCGTCTATAAGGGAAAGGCCGTCGATGTAAAACAGGTGGCTTCCGATCTCGGTGTGCGTTACGTTGTGGAAGGGAGCGTTCGCAAGGCCGGCAATCGTGTGCGAATTGCGGCGCAGTTGATTGATGCAACTTCAGGAGAACATGTGTGGGCGAAGACGTACGATCGCGAGCTGACTGACGTTTTCGCCGTGCAAGATGAAATCAGTGAGGCGATTGCTGCGCCACTCGCGAGTGATCTGCAGCGCGCCGAACATGCTCGCGCCCAGCGCCGGGACCCGGATAACCTCGAAGCATGGAGTTTGTATCAACGAGCCCTGCCACTCCTTCACCGTTTTACCCGAACGGACAGCGATCAGGCGCGCGCACTGCTCCAACGCGCCGTTGTTCTGGATCCACAGTTCTCCACTGCACTGGCGAGACTTGCTGAATTGGGAGTGTGGGAAGTAGTAAATTCCTGGACCGACACTCCGGATCGGACGTTAGAAGTAGCACTGGCACAGGCACGCAAGGCTGTAACTCTGGATCCCAGGGATGCAGAAGCGCATACATTTCTGTCCTTTGCCCTGATTACAGCTGGAGATTCGGCAGGAGCGCTGGAGGAAGCGCGCCGCGCAGTGGATCTGAATCCGAGTTTTCCGCTCGCTCTTGCATTTCTGGCTTACCTGACCCACATGATCGGACAACCATCCGAACAAAGCATCGAACTCGTACAGCGGGCGATGCGTTTGAGCCCGCGTGATCCGATCGAATGGATATTCTATGATGCGCTCGGTGGCGCGTATTGGAACGCAGGACGCTATGAAGAAGGACTTTCTGTGAGCAGGCGGCTCATTGCACTTCTCCCAAACTATTATTTCGGATATATATGGGGTGCTCTCAATGCCGTTGGTCTGGCGAGAATCGAAGAGGCCCGGGAAATGATCCGGCAGGCGCAGCAGGTTCAACACGCACTGTCTCTCTCGCTCGTACATAGAAGCCTCGGTGCGATGTCACAGGATGTAGATCGTCGCATGACTGCCGCCTTGCGCGAAGCAGGCATAGCAGAGTCATAA
- a CDS encoding arsenate reductase yields MNYYLEPLTRTKLKELLKKLRMPAANLLREGEPIYRELKLAERKKNMVDEELIDVMIKHPDLMQRPIIERGNRAVIGRPTEKIREIL; encoded by the coding sequence GTGAATTACTATCTGGAGCCGTTAACCCGCACAAAGCTGAAAGAACTGCTGAAGAAGCTGAGAATGCCGGCAGCAAATCTTCTTCGGGAAGGGGAACCGATTTACCGCGAGTTGAAATTGGCCGAACGGAAAAAGAATATGGTCGATGAGGAATTGATCGACGTGATGATCAAACATCCCGATCTGATGCAGCGTCCGATTATTGAACGTGGAAACCGCGCGGTGATCGGGCGTCCAACCGAAAAGATTCGCGAAATCCTTTAA